The nucleotide sequence GCCAGGGATCAGCTCTGCTTGCAAAGCTGATTTGCAAAGGCGCTATGAAGCAGGGACTACAGGTCGTGATGACTCAGACATACGGTATTGAGCAGCGTGGCGGAGACTCCACCGGATACGTTGTCGTATCCGACACTCGTATCGGAAATCCTCTTGTGGAAAATGACGCCGACGTGAGTGTCGCTCTTAGCCCCACCATCTATGACGGTTGTCTTGACGGTTCAGCTATCGGCGGCCTGGTCCTCGTGAATAGCTCTATGATCATGGACACTCGTGAACGTGAGGGTGTTAAACAAATCCTGATTCCTGCTTCGGATATTGCTGCTGAACTTGGCTCTGTGAGATGCGCGAATATCGTAATGCTCGGGGCTGTGTTGGAAGCTACAAATGTACTGGAATTTGCAACTGTGGAAGAAGTGTTGCGGGATCTTATGGGCGCTAAGAAGCCCGCCCTGCTGGAAATGAATTTGAAAGCCCTTCAAAAGGGCCGCACCCTCTACGCCAGCGCTGCGGAGTAAGAAGATGAAAGCAAACAATAAAAAGCACGTTATTAGCGCCGAACGCTGTAAATCTTGCGGTTTGTGTGTTGATGCCTGCCCTAAAAATACTCTTGCCATCGGTCACACCTTGAACGGTCAGGGCTACAGTGTCGTTGAGCAGGTTCGTCCTGATGATTGTGTCCTGTGTGGCCTGTGCCGCATCGTCTGTCCTGATGTCGCTATCGGCGTCATTGTGTTGGACTAACCCGTAGATACAGGAGGAAAACAATGTCTGAACTTAAGACTCTGTTTCGCCCTCGCAGTGTAGCATTGATAGGTGCTTCGCGCGACACAAAGAAATATGGATATTGGACAGCTAAAAGCCTGTTCGAAAATAAATATAAAGGTGATGTCTATTTGATTTCCCGTTCAGGCGGCGAAATTCTTGGACACGAAACCTATCCGGATATCCTTGCTGTGAAAGGTGACGTTGATCTCGCCATCATCGCTATTGCACCTAAGTACATTCTTCCCGTT is from Maridesulfovibrio ferrireducens and encodes:
- a CDS encoding 2-oxoacid:acceptor oxidoreductase family protein is translated as MRTKCTFSGSGGQGSALLAKLICKGAMKQGLQVVMTQTYGIEQRGGDSTGYVVVSDTRIGNPLVENDADVSVALSPTIYDGCLDGSAIGGLVLVNSSMIMDTREREGVKQILIPASDIAAELGSVRCANIVMLGAVLEATNVLEFATVEEVLRDLMGAKKPALLEMNLKALQKGRTLYASAAE
- a CDS encoding ferredoxin family protein; its protein translation is MKANNKKHVISAERCKSCGLCVDACPKNTLAIGHTLNGQGYSVVEQVRPDDCVLCGLCRIVCPDVAIGVIVLD